In Leifsonia sp. ZF2019, a genomic segment contains:
- the der gene encoding ribosome biogenesis GTPase Der yields the protein MSDIDNEPTGADDLVDRMADLDDGLAVQRAAALRSGLDDYELDESDLDILQTVSEDPDAITYLPALPVLAIVGRPNVGKSALVNRILGRREAVVEDTPGVTRDRVSYQAEWNGRRFTVVDTGGWEPDARGIDASVAAQAEVAIDLADAVLFVVDATVGATATDEHVVRLLRKSDKPVFLGANKVDDARQEPYATELWSLGLGEPRPVSALHGRGVADLLDDILKVLPEVSAVAKQEVGGPRRVAIVGRPNVGKSSLLNKAAGEERVVVNELAGTTRDPVDEQVELAGKVWRFVDTAGIRRRVHLQQGADFYASLRTSTALEKAEVAVVVLDVSEPISEQDVRIIDLVLESGRALVLAFNKWDLLDDERRRYLEREIEQDLAHVSWAPRVNISARTGRHLEKLVPALEQALESWDTRIPTGKFNAFLAELTAAHPHPVRGGKQPRILFGTQASSRPPTFVVFTTGFLDPGYRRYIIRRLREVYGFEGTPIVLNMRVREKRQR from the coding sequence ATGTCTGACATCGATAACGAGCCGACCGGCGCCGACGACCTCGTCGACCGGATGGCGGACCTGGACGACGGTCTCGCCGTCCAGCGCGCCGCCGCCCTGCGCAGCGGCCTCGACGACTACGAGCTCGACGAGAGCGACCTCGACATCCTCCAGACCGTCAGCGAGGACCCGGACGCGATCACGTATCTCCCGGCCCTGCCGGTGCTCGCGATCGTCGGCCGCCCGAACGTCGGTAAGTCCGCTCTCGTCAACCGCATCCTCGGCCGTCGCGAGGCCGTCGTGGAGGACACCCCCGGTGTGACCCGCGACCGCGTCTCCTACCAGGCGGAGTGGAACGGCCGCCGCTTCACGGTCGTCGACACCGGCGGCTGGGAGCCCGATGCCCGTGGCATCGACGCCTCCGTCGCCGCACAGGCCGAGGTCGCGATCGACCTGGCCGACGCGGTGCTCTTCGTCGTCGACGCCACCGTCGGCGCGACCGCGACGGACGAGCACGTCGTGCGGCTGCTGCGCAAGAGCGACAAGCCCGTCTTCCTCGGCGCGAACAAGGTCGACGATGCCCGCCAGGAGCCGTACGCGACCGAGCTGTGGTCCCTCGGCCTCGGCGAGCCGCGCCCGGTGTCGGCCCTGCACGGCCGCGGCGTCGCCGACCTGCTCGACGACATCCTGAAGGTGCTGCCGGAGGTCTCCGCGGTCGCCAAGCAGGAGGTCGGCGGCCCGCGCCGTGTCGCGATCGTCGGCCGCCCCAACGTCGGCAAGTCCTCCCTCCTGAACAAGGCGGCGGGGGAGGAGCGCGTGGTCGTCAACGAGCTCGCCGGCACCACCCGCGACCCGGTCGACGAGCAGGTCGAACTGGCAGGCAAAGTGTGGCGCTTCGTCGACACTGCCGGCATCCGACGCCGCGTGCACCTGCAGCAGGGCGCCGACTTCTACGCCTCGCTGCGCACGTCCACCGCGCTGGAGAAGGCCGAGGTCGCCGTCGTCGTCCTGGACGTCAGCGAGCCGATCAGCGAGCAGGACGTGCGCATCATCGACCTCGTGCTCGAGTCGGGTCGCGCGCTGGTGCTCGCCTTCAACAAGTGGGACCTGCTCGACGACGAGCGCCGCCGCTACCTGGAGCGCGAGATCGAGCAGGACCTCGCCCACGTCTCCTGGGCCCCGCGCGTCAACATCTCGGCCCGCACCGGCCGCCACCTCGAGAAGCTCGTCCCGGCGCTGGAGCAGGCGCTCGAGTCGTGGGACACCCGCATCCCGACCGGCAAGTTCAACGCCTTCCTCGCCGAGCTCACCGCGGCGCACCCGCACCCCGTGCGCGGAGGAAAGCAGCCCCGCATCCTGTTCGGCACGCAGGCCTCCAGCCGCCCGCCGACATTCGTGGTCTTCACCACCGGGTTCCTCGACCCGGGCTACCGGCGGTACATCATCCGCCGGCTGCGGGAGGTGTACGGCTTCGAGGGCACACCCATCGTGCTCAACATGCGCGTGCGCGAGAAGCGCCAGCGCTAG
- the cmk gene encoding (d)CMP kinase, with the protein MTELAQTPIVVAVDGPAGSGKSSVSKATARRLGWAYLDTGAAYRALSWYVVHRQVDPTDADAVIDALPDFDYRIGTDPDGYHVFVGDHDVTDAIREPDVTAVVSAIARVPEVRAFLTALFRDIVRRTDRPGIVVEGRDITTVVCPDAPVRILLTADESVRIARRSAELTGHSATHVGEALLRRDAADSRVVDFMNAADGVTTVDSTDLDFDQTVDAVIQVVQKETHV; encoded by the coding sequence ATGACCGAGCTCGCACAGACCCCGATCGTCGTGGCGGTCGACGGCCCCGCGGGGAGCGGCAAATCCTCCGTCTCGAAGGCCACCGCCCGCCGGCTCGGCTGGGCGTACCTCGACACGGGAGCCGCCTACCGCGCGCTCAGCTGGTATGTGGTCCACCGCCAGGTCGACCCGACCGACGCGGACGCCGTGATCGACGCGCTGCCCGACTTCGACTACCGCATCGGCACGGACCCCGACGGTTACCATGTGTTCGTCGGCGACCACGACGTGACCGACGCCATCCGCGAGCCCGACGTCACCGCCGTCGTGAGCGCGATCGCGCGGGTGCCGGAGGTGCGCGCGTTCCTCACCGCCCTGTTCCGCGACATCGTGCGCCGCACCGACCGGCCCGGCATCGTCGTCGAAGGCCGGGACATCACCACGGTGGTCTGCCCGGACGCCCCCGTGCGTATCCTGCTCACCGCCGACGAATCCGTTAGAATTGCCAGACGTTCTGCTGAGCTGACCGGCCATTCCGCCACTCATGTCGGCGAGGCGCTGCTCCGGAGGGACGCGGCCGACTCCCGGGTCGTCGACTTCATGAACGCCGCGGACGGTGTGACCACCGTCGACTCCACCGACCTCGACTTCGACCAGACCGTGGATGCGGTCATCCAGGTCGTACAGAAAGAGACCCATGTCTGA
- a CDS encoding glycosyltransferase family 2 protein — protein sequence MSSPTSYTPARKRQLGSEKRTSPLPTVHPKPSDRKITWSRVAIVLTIVFWAIYMVTTIIRQFLVLGTQDFRFTMEAIGYAVVVTFLTFSALMYLVARQGALQRFQKHVRVPRAELDRHFSENQPTITVLVPSYAEEPEVVRMTLLSAALQEFPSKRVVLLLDDNPTPTDPAVIDRLEATRDLARSISDQLSEPRFRFTDALLRFELADGRAFATEDDARELADHYTWAAEWLFAQADAHTIDDHVDIFFSDQVLRALGDDLALTGEAVRAAIDEGAALATERVAQLYRRLTWTFDAELAVFERKQWASLSHEANKAMNLNAYIGLMGGVYRAEQTPDGPILSPVAAGQRRAGDIEVPDSDFLLTLDADSILLREYCLRLTYFLQQPDNARVAVTQTPYSSFRGAGTRIERLAGATTDIQHILHQGKSYYGATFWVGANAVIRKRALEDIVETEFVGGFEVRRYIQDRTVIEDTESSIDLGTHGWTLQNYPERLSYSATPPDFGSLIVQRRRWANGGLLILPKLWRQVKERRRRGENVSRIELLLRVNYMASICWASFGLVFLLAYPYDGRLLSPVVLLAAMPYFISQASDLRYSGYKATDIFRIYGFNLILLPVNLAGVLKSIQQSLTGKKIPFARTPKVKNRTASPLLYVIAPLAMVAFSLFTLWRDWNAQNWGNAAFAAFNATLAIWAIISYIGIGATIVDIWLGLTKPLYVEKGAKRAVEAPAPTTESIDWRSVLYHGHTGGQVPHVERAAVATTGAGAAIGDTAIGDTVLDDTERQAA from the coding sequence ATGAGTTCTCCAACTTCATACACCCCTGCCCGAAAGCGCCAGCTCGGCTCCGAGAAGCGCACATCCCCGCTCCCGACGGTCCACCCGAAGCCGTCGGATCGCAAGATCACCTGGAGCCGCGTCGCCATCGTGCTGACGATCGTCTTCTGGGCGATCTACATGGTGACCACGATCATCCGGCAGTTCCTCGTGCTCGGCACGCAGGACTTCCGCTTCACCATGGAGGCGATCGGCTACGCGGTCGTCGTCACCTTCCTGACCTTCTCCGCGCTGATGTACCTCGTCGCCCGGCAGGGCGCGCTCCAGCGCTTCCAGAAGCACGTGCGCGTCCCCCGCGCCGAGCTCGACCGCCACTTCTCCGAGAACCAGCCGACCATCACCGTGCTCGTGCCCTCCTACGCGGAGGAGCCGGAGGTCGTGCGGATGACGCTGCTCTCCGCCGCGCTGCAGGAGTTCCCCTCCAAGCGGGTCGTGCTGCTGCTCGACGACAACCCCACCCCGACCGACCCGGCCGTGATCGACCGCCTCGAGGCCACGCGCGACCTCGCCCGCAGCATCAGTGACCAGCTGTCGGAGCCGCGCTTCCGCTTCACCGACGCGCTCCTGCGCTTCGAGCTGGCGGACGGCCGTGCGTTCGCCACCGAGGACGACGCGCGAGAGCTCGCCGACCACTACACCTGGGCCGCTGAGTGGCTGTTCGCCCAGGCCGACGCCCACACCATCGACGACCACGTCGACATCTTCTTCTCCGACCAGGTGCTCCGCGCCCTCGGCGACGACCTCGCCCTCACCGGGGAGGCCGTGCGCGCGGCGATCGACGAGGGCGCTGCTCTCGCGACGGAGCGCGTCGCCCAGCTCTACCGCCGCCTCACCTGGACGTTCGACGCCGAGCTCGCGGTCTTCGAGCGCAAGCAGTGGGCCTCCCTCTCGCACGAGGCCAACAAGGCGATGAACCTCAACGCGTACATCGGCCTCATGGGCGGCGTGTACCGCGCCGAGCAGACGCCGGACGGCCCCATCCTGAGCCCGGTCGCCGCCGGTCAGCGCCGCGCGGGCGACATCGAGGTCCCGGACAGCGACTTCCTGCTCACCCTCGACGCCGACTCCATCCTGCTGCGCGAATACTGCCTGCGCCTGACGTACTTCCTGCAGCAGCCGGACAACGCCCGTGTGGCCGTCACGCAGACCCCGTACTCGTCGTTCCGTGGTGCAGGCACCCGCATCGAGCGCCTCGCCGGGGCGACCACCGACATCCAGCACATCCTCCACCAGGGCAAGTCGTACTACGGCGCGACCTTCTGGGTGGGCGCGAACGCGGTCATCCGCAAGCGCGCGCTGGAGGACATCGTCGAGACCGAGTTCGTCGGCGGCTTCGAGGTGCGCCGGTACATCCAGGACCGCACCGTCATCGAGGACACCGAGTCGAGCATCGACCTCGGCACCCACGGCTGGACCCTGCAGAACTACCCCGAGCGCCTGAGCTACTCCGCGACCCCGCCGGACTTCGGTTCGCTGATCGTGCAGCGCCGCCGCTGGGCCAACGGAGGGCTGCTGATCCTTCCGAAGCTGTGGCGCCAGGTCAAGGAGCGCCGCCGCCGCGGTGAGAACGTCTCCCGCATCGAGCTGCTGCTGCGCGTCAACTACATGGCCTCCATCTGCTGGGCGAGCTTCGGTCTCGTGTTCCTGCTGGCCTACCCGTACGACGGCCGCCTGCTCAGCCCCGTGGTGCTGCTGGCCGCGATGCCGTACTTCATCAGCCAGGCCTCCGACCTGCGCTACTCCGGCTACAAGGCCACCGACATCTTCCGCATCTACGGCTTCAACCTGATCCTGCTGCCGGTCAACCTGGCCGGGGTGCTCAAGTCGATCCAGCAGTCGCTGACCGGCAAGAAGATCCCGTTCGCCCGCACGCCGAAGGTCAAGAACCGGACCGCGTCGCCGCTGCTGTATGTGATCGCGCCGCTCGCGATGGTCGCCTTCTCGCTGTTCACCCTGTGGCGCGACTGGAATGCGCAGAACTGGGGCAACGCCGCGTTCGCCGCGTTCAACGCCACCCTCGCGATCTGGGCGATCATCTCCTACATCGGCATCGGCGCGACCATCGTCGACATCTGGCTCGGCCTGACCAAGCCGCTGTACGTCGAGAAGGGCGCGAAGCGCGCCGTGGAGGCTCCCGCTCCCACGACCGAGTCGATCGACTGGCGCTCGGTGCTCTACCACGGCCACACCGGCGGACAGGTGCCGCACGTGGAGCGTGCCGCGGTCGCGACGACCGGCGCCGGCGCCGCTATCGGCGACACCGCCATCGGCGACACCGTGCTCGACGACACCGAGCGGCAGGCCGCCTGA
- a CDS encoding chitinase, producing MARDTQAAEAAQIERAQAPESTSGRRLGFWRVVGATLVAALVVTGGVVGFQWWSARAAVDSKPWFASYVDVTATPRFAFENMGATDSKDAVLSFIVSSKQDACTPSWGAAYTLDEARSSLDLDRRIARLQQQGGTIAVSFGGLNNDELAVNCTDEAALKKAYASVVDRYKIGTIDLDLEGDGLTDSAATDRRASAIADLQKERRAAGKSLAVWLTLPVSPSGMTSDGTNAIAAMLKAKVDIAGVNVMTMDFGTSKDAKKSMAQNAEAAVTAAQRQLGVLYDRADLHQSDPSLWAKIGATPMVGQNDVEDEVFSLKDATAFNAWAVSEGVGRMSMWSANRDKTCGSNYVDTSVVSDACSGVDQGKQTFAGLLSKGFDGHISLGESSVTTAEPTSTAVADDPATSPYPIWTQTNSYLKGTKVVWHRNVYVAKWWTKGDVPDNPVLNQWETPWELVGPVLPGETPIPQPTLPAGTYPAWSGTTPYDKGQRVLFDGAPFEAKWWTQGDSPEAASSDPDSSPWTPLTQDEIDQILGGTTAG from the coding sequence ATGGCGCGCGACACGCAGGCCGCCGAGGCGGCCCAGATCGAGCGCGCCCAGGCTCCGGAGTCGACCTCCGGCCGTCGCCTCGGGTTCTGGCGGGTCGTCGGCGCGACGCTCGTCGCCGCGTTGGTCGTCACCGGCGGCGTCGTCGGCTTCCAGTGGTGGAGCGCGCGCGCCGCCGTGGACTCCAAGCCCTGGTTCGCCTCCTACGTCGACGTGACCGCCACCCCGCGGTTCGCGTTCGAGAACATGGGCGCCACGGACTCGAAGGATGCCGTGCTCTCGTTCATCGTCTCGTCGAAGCAGGACGCGTGCACCCCCTCCTGGGGCGCCGCCTACACCCTCGACGAGGCCCGTTCCTCGCTCGACCTGGACCGCCGGATCGCGCGCCTCCAGCAGCAGGGCGGCACCATCGCGGTCTCCTTCGGCGGTCTGAACAACGACGAGCTCGCCGTGAACTGCACCGACGAGGCGGCGCTCAAGAAGGCGTACGCCTCCGTCGTCGACCGCTACAAGATCGGCACCATCGACCTCGACCTCGAGGGCGACGGCCTGACCGATTCCGCGGCGACCGACCGTCGCGCGTCCGCCATCGCCGACTTGCAGAAGGAGCGTCGCGCCGCCGGCAAGAGCCTCGCCGTGTGGCTGACCCTCCCCGTCTCGCCCAGTGGCATGACCTCCGACGGCACCAATGCCATCGCCGCCATGCTCAAGGCCAAGGTCGACATCGCCGGTGTCAACGTCATGACCATGGACTTCGGCACGTCGAAGGACGCCAAGAAGTCCATGGCGCAGAACGCGGAGGCCGCCGTCACCGCCGCCCAGCGTCAGCTCGGGGTGCTGTACGACCGGGCCGACCTGCACCAGAGCGATCCCAGCCTGTGGGCGAAGATCGGCGCCACCCCCATGGTCGGCCAGAACGACGTCGAGGACGAGGTGTTCAGCCTCAAGGACGCCACCGCCTTCAACGCGTGGGCCGTCTCCGAGGGCGTCGGCCGCATGTCCATGTGGTCCGCCAACCGCGACAAGACCTGCGGCTCCAACTACGTCGACACCTCCGTCGTCTCGGACGCCTGCTCCGGTGTGGACCAGGGCAAGCAGACCTTCGCCGGTCTCCTCTCGAAGGGCTTCGACGGCCACATCTCCCTCGGCGAGTCGTCCGTCACCACCGCGGAGCCCACCAGCACCGCCGTCGCCGACGACCCCGCGACCTCCCCGTACCCCATCTGGACCCAGACCAACTCGTACCTCAAGGGGACCAAGGTCGTCTGGCACCGCAACGTGTACGTCGCCAAGTGGTGGACCAAGGGCGACGTGCCCGACAACCCCGTCCTGAACCAGTGGGAGACCCCGTGGGAGCTCGTCGGCCCCGTGCTCCCCGGTGAGACGCCCATCCCGCAGCCGACGCTGCCGGCCGGCACCTACCCGGCCTGGTCGGGCACCACCCCGTACGACAAGGGCCAGCGCGTCCTCTTCGACGGCGCCCCCTTCGAGGCCAAGTGGTGGACCCAGGGCGACAGCCCCGAGGCCGCCAGCTCGGACCCCGACTCGTCCCCCTGGACCCCGCTCACCCAGGACGAGATCGACCAGATCCTCGGCGGAACCACCGCCGGATGA
- a CDS encoding helix-turn-helix transcriptional regulator → MVALAADILHRISAAEARRASATDFLPRVHTPDREGAKIGNLSKRASEVVRALEHSPRHLWTVDELAKCAPLSKSQLTRIHSEHLGLGPDALIWRTRLEHMKHLLSTQHLSVAVAARESGWSSRSAASRAFKRQYAMSPRPQIHRDHPRLSAPRHSPPRLRRRTGQRIPRRPRTAAGTLPNLRRDAALTTPVIRLTSRKSGTGPGCVPARGNPPTCGHRDATESSPWRSPQTLGRERRSPGKKRTLTWAFLSG, encoded by the coding sequence ATGGTCGCCCTGGCGGCTGACATACTCCACAGGATCTCAGCGGCTGAGGCCCGCCGTGCATCAGCGACAGACTTTCTCCCACGCGTGCATACTCCTGACCGGGAAGGAGCCAAGATAGGGAATCTCTCGAAGCGGGCATCCGAAGTAGTGCGCGCACTGGAGCACTCACCACGCCATCTCTGGACGGTCGACGAGCTTGCGAAATGCGCGCCGCTCTCGAAGTCGCAACTCACGCGGATTCATAGCGAACACTTAGGACTCGGGCCTGACGCGCTGATCTGGCGAACCCGACTGGAGCATATGAAGCACCTGCTATCCACCCAACATTTGTCTGTGGCCGTCGCCGCCCGCGAATCCGGCTGGTCGAGCCGATCGGCTGCCAGCCGCGCGTTCAAACGCCAATACGCCATGTCTCCTCGGCCACAAATCCATCGAGACCACCCGCGGCTATCTGCACCCCGACACTCGCCACCTCGCCTCCGCCGCCGAACAGGCCAACGCATTCCTCGACGCCCAAGAACAGCGGCAGGCACCCTTCCGAACCTCCGGCGGGACGCGGCCCTCACCACACCGGTGATCCGCCTCACGAGCCGGAAATCGGGCACCGGTCCCGGCTGTGTCCCGGCGCGTGGCAACCCACCCACGTGTGGACATCGTGACGCAACGGAATCTAGCCCGTGGAGGTCCCCACAAACCCTCGGACGGGAACGACGAAGCCCAGGAAAGAAACGTACTCTCACCTGGGCTTTTCTGTCGGGATGA